In a single window of the Saccharothrix australiensis genome:
- a CDS encoding C40 family peptidase: MDVAGFLAGLVRPMKDDLAQLEGDTGGATSAADAFGRASSALTGIDGRHTGAANAALGTWYGERANAFQQRVAAFSGGVATLARNATTTQSAATTAVGAVEGGRKAIQGLIDDFTGWAEPRLAAAVAAGVFGGPGAVLAVAADVTAKAREYEDRSRRELDKVRTELTAVVARLKGLEKPDFAGLGDPLGDDSGGTTSTSSAGDDGRRDPSSPGGPGGGGGGSGSGGGGSGGGGGGSGGGSGGGGGGASGPRLPVAIPPQPGTGVGVNLPDGSTAEAPNETAARAVRNALSALGTPYVWGGANPPQGTDCSGLTQWAYKGAGFDIPRPASSQAMGASVPPNQLLPGDLVVWDGHVAMVIGNGQMVEAGDPVQVNPIRTDNIGMGFMGFYRPTG; encoded by the coding sequence ATGGACGTCGCGGGATTCCTGGCCGGCCTCGTCCGGCCGATGAAGGACGACCTGGCCCAGCTGGAGGGCGACACCGGCGGCGCGACGAGCGCGGCGGACGCCTTCGGGCGGGCCTCCTCGGCGCTGACCGGGATCGACGGTCGGCACACCGGCGCGGCCAACGCGGCGCTCGGCACCTGGTACGGCGAGCGCGCGAACGCGTTCCAGCAGCGCGTGGCGGCCTTCTCCGGCGGGGTGGCGACGCTGGCGCGCAACGCGACCACCACCCAGAGCGCCGCGACGACCGCCGTGGGCGCGGTCGAGGGCGGGCGCAAAGCCATCCAGGGCCTGATCGACGACTTCACCGGGTGGGCGGAGCCCCGGCTGGCCGCCGCGGTCGCGGCGGGCGTGTTCGGCGGTCCCGGCGCGGTGCTCGCGGTCGCCGCCGACGTCACCGCCAAGGCGCGCGAGTACGAGGACCGGTCGCGGCGGGAGCTGGACAAGGTCCGCACCGAGCTGACGGCCGTCGTGGCGCGGCTGAAGGGCTTGGAGAAGCCCGACTTCGCGGGTCTCGGCGACCCGCTGGGCGACGATTCCGGTGGCACCACGTCGACTTCGAGCGCCGGCGACGACGGCAGGCGCGATCCCTCGTCGCCCGGCGGGCCCGGCGGCGGTGGCGGCGGTTCCGGCTCCGGTGGCGGCGGTTCCGGTGGCGGCGGCGGTGGTTCGGGCGGCGGTTCGGGCGGCGGGGGTGGCGGCGCTTCCGGGCCCCGGCTGCCGGTCGCGATCCCGCCCCAGCCGGGCACCGGCGTCGGCGTGAACCTGCCGGACGGCAGCACGGCGGAAGCGCCCAACGAGACCGCCGCGCGTGCCGTGCGCAACGCGCTGTCCGCCCTGGGCACCCCGTACGTGTGGGGTGGCGCGAACCCGCCGCAGGGCACGGACTGCTCCGGCCTCACGCAGTGGGCGTACAAGGGCGCGGGGTTCGACATCCCGCGACCGGCGTCGTCGCAGGCGATGGGCGCGTCCGTGCCGCCAAACCAGTTGCTGCCCGGCGACCTCGTGGTGTGGGACGGGCACGTGGCGATGGTGATCGGCAACGGGCAGATGGTGGAGGCGGGCGACCCGGTCCA
- a CDS encoding helix-turn-helix domain-containing protein, whose product MTRKGASVRQRRVSTELRALRLARGLSCAEVATAIGCSESKISRMETGHRGLYADEVAAILGFLRAPARLRQDLVALVRAGEDRNWHAIHGKLPGNWKNLIDFEGQASALYNYEPLVIPGLAQTADYARTVIRGTDGSLTDGELDALVAVRMSRQMILGRAEVHLLIDEMVLRRCFGDPPMMRAQLLHLAAMADRRTVTVQVVPFDTIAHPGVEGSFLRLDFVDQPSLLYVESRNTSTFLEEEVHLEGARDAWQKLLTLALSPEESVALIAGLAGKSTPSKENSR is encoded by the coding sequence ATGACGCGCAAGGGGGCATCCGTCCGGCAGCGGCGGGTTTCTACGGAATTGCGGGCGTTGCGCTTGGCCAGGGGCCTGAGCTGCGCCGAGGTGGCCACCGCGATCGGCTGCTCGGAGAGCAAGATCAGCCGCATGGAGACCGGGCACCGCGGGCTCTACGCGGACGAGGTGGCGGCGATACTGGGGTTCCTGCGAGCGCCCGCGAGGTTGCGGCAAGACCTGGTCGCGCTGGTGCGGGCCGGAGAGGACCGGAACTGGCACGCCATTCATGGCAAGTTGCCGGGGAATTGGAAGAACCTGATCGACTTCGAGGGCCAGGCAAGTGCTCTGTACAACTATGAGCCACTGGTGATTCCAGGGTTGGCCCAGACGGCGGACTACGCACGCACGGTGATCCGGGGTACCGATGGGTCATTGACCGATGGCGAACTCGATGCGCTGGTGGCCGTCCGGATGAGCAGGCAGATGATCCTGGGCAGAGCTGAAGTCCACTTGCTCATAGATGAGATGGTGCTGCGCCGCTGCTTCGGCGACCCACCGATGATGCGTGCCCAACTGCTGCACTTGGCCGCGATGGCGGATCGAAGGACGGTGACGGTCCAGGTCGTCCCCTTCGACACGATCGCCCACCCCGGTGTCGAAGGTTCGTTCCTCCGGTTGGACTTCGTCGATCAGCCGAGTTTGCTCTACGTGGAGAGCCGGAACACGAGCACTTTCCTCGAAGAGGAGGTCCACCTGGAAGGGGCTAGAGACGCCTGGCAGAAGCTGCTTACCTTGGCGTTGTCACCGGAGGAGTCGGTCGCCCTGATCGCCGGACTGGCCGGCAAGTCGACACCGAGCAAGGAGAACAGCCGATGA
- the deoC gene encoding deoxyribose-phosphate aldolase, whose amino-acid sequence MASTPTAAPTAPSLPPALADAVRDDASLRRFLHGLPGVDQVGVEQRAAGLATRSIKKAAKLWAIDTAISMVDLTTLEGADTAGKVRSLSAKARRPDPERPEVPTVAAVCVYPDMVATAVEELRGTGIGVASVATAFPSGRSSLKVKLEDTAFAVDAGATEIDMVIDRGAFLSGRYGQVFDEIVQVKHACGDAHLKVILETGELATYDNVRRASWLALLAGGDFIKTSTGKVSPAATLPVTHVMLQAVRDWHARTGQRRGVKPAGGIRSTKDAIKYLVAVHEVAGPEWLTPDLFRFGASTLLNDLLMQRRTQLDGHYSGPDYVTVD is encoded by the coding sequence ATGGCCTCCACACCGACTGCCGCACCGACTGCGCCGTCGCTGCCGCCGGCGCTCGCGGACGCGGTGCGCGACGACGCGTCGCTGCGCCGCTTCCTGCACGGACTGCCCGGTGTCGACCAGGTCGGGGTGGAGCAGCGCGCGGCCGGCCTGGCCACCCGCAGCATCAAGAAGGCCGCCAAGCTGTGGGCCATCGACACCGCGATCTCGATGGTGGACCTGACGACGCTGGAGGGCGCGGACACGGCGGGCAAGGTCCGGTCGCTGTCGGCCAAGGCCCGCCGGCCCGACCCGGAGCGCCCGGAGGTGCCGACGGTCGCGGCGGTGTGCGTCTACCCGGACATGGTGGCGACCGCGGTCGAGGAGCTGCGCGGCACGGGCATCGGCGTGGCGTCCGTGGCGACCGCGTTCCCGTCCGGGCGGTCGTCGTTGAAGGTGAAGCTGGAGGACACGGCGTTCGCGGTGGACGCGGGCGCGACCGAGATCGACATGGTGATCGACCGGGGCGCGTTCCTGTCCGGCCGGTACGGGCAGGTGTTCGACGAGATCGTGCAGGTCAAGCACGCCTGCGGCGACGCGCACCTGAAGGTCATCCTGGAGACCGGCGAACTCGCCACCTACGACAACGTGCGGCGCGCGTCCTGGCTGGCGCTGCTCGCGGGCGGCGACTTCATCAAGACGTCCACCGGCAAGGTGTCGCCCGCCGCGACGCTGCCGGTGACGCACGTGATGCTCCAGGCCGTGCGCGACTGGCACGCCCGGACCGGGCAGCGGCGCGGGGTGAAGCCCGCCGGCGGCATCCGCAGCACCAAGGACGCGATCAAGTACCTGGTGGCGGTGCACGAGGTGGCCGGCCCGGAGTGGCTGACGCCGGACCTGTTCCGGTTCGGCGCGTCGACGCTGCTCAACGACCTGCTCATGCAGCGGCGCACCCAGTTGGACGGCCACTACAGCGGCCCCGATTACGTGACGGTGGACTGA
- a CDS encoding aldehyde dehydrogenase family protein, producing the protein MWEYAPAPESRDIANLKPTYRMFVDGEFTEGSGEPLKTVNPGTEEVLAEVSTAGPADVDRAVAAARRAYDGVWGRMPGAERAKYLFRIARLVQERARELAVLESLDNGKPIKESRDVDVPTAAAHFFYHAGWADKLAYAGHGPDPRPLGVAGQVIPWNFPLLMAAWKIAPALACGNTVVLKPAETTPLSALVLAEIIQQADLPPGVVNVLPGAGDVGAAVVSHPGVDKVAFTGSTEVGKVIQRQLAGTGRKLTLELGGKAANIVFDDAPLDQAVEGIVNGIFFNQGHVCCAGSRLLVQESVADELLEKLRVRVSTLRVGDPLDKNTDVGAINSREQLAKIQELTASGEAEGAQRWTSSCPLPDKGFYFAPTVFSNVSQAMRIAREEIFGPVLSVLTFRTPDEAVAKANNTPYGLSAGIWTEKGSRILWAAQKMRAGVVWANTFNRFDPTAPFGGYQESGFGREGGRTGLEAYLDV; encoded by the coding sequence ATGTGGGAATACGCGCCCGCGCCCGAGTCGCGCGATATCGCGAACCTGAAGCCGACCTACCGGATGTTCGTGGACGGCGAGTTCACCGAGGGCTCCGGCGAACCGCTGAAGACGGTCAACCCCGGCACGGAGGAGGTGCTGGCGGAGGTCTCCACCGCCGGGCCCGCCGACGTCGACCGGGCCGTGGCGGCGGCCCGCCGGGCCTACGACGGGGTGTGGGGCCGGATGCCCGGCGCGGAGCGCGCCAAGTACCTGTTCCGCATCGCCCGGCTGGTGCAGGAGCGCGCGCGTGAGCTGGCCGTGCTCGAATCGCTCGACAACGGCAAGCCCATCAAGGAATCGCGCGACGTCGACGTGCCGACGGCGGCGGCCCACTTCTTCTACCACGCGGGCTGGGCGGACAAGCTCGCCTACGCGGGCCACGGGCCGGACCCCCGGCCGCTGGGCGTCGCCGGCCAGGTGATCCCGTGGAACTTCCCGCTGCTGATGGCGGCGTGGAAGATCGCGCCCGCGCTGGCGTGCGGCAACACGGTCGTGCTCAAGCCCGCCGAGACGACGCCGCTGTCGGCGCTGGTGCTGGCGGAGATCATCCAGCAGGCCGACCTGCCGCCGGGCGTGGTGAACGTCCTGCCGGGCGCGGGTGACGTCGGCGCGGCCGTGGTGTCGCACCCCGGCGTGGACAAGGTGGCGTTCACCGGGTCCACCGAGGTCGGCAAGGTCATCCAGCGGCAACTGGCGGGCACCGGCCGGAAGCTCACCCTGGAGCTGGGCGGCAAGGCGGCGAACATCGTGTTCGACGACGCGCCCCTGGACCAGGCGGTCGAGGGCATCGTGAACGGCATCTTCTTCAACCAGGGCCACGTGTGCTGCGCCGGGTCGCGCCTGCTGGTGCAGGAGTCGGTGGCCGACGAGCTGCTGGAGAAGCTGCGGGTGCGGGTGTCGACGCTGCGCGTCGGCGACCCGCTGGACAAGAACACCGACGTGGGCGCGATCAACTCGCGCGAGCAGCTCGCGAAGATCCAGGAGCTGACCGCGTCCGGCGAGGCCGAGGGCGCGCAACGGTGGACGTCGTCGTGCCCGTTGCCGGACAAGGGCTTCTACTTCGCGCCGACGGTGTTCTCCAACGTGTCGCAGGCGATGCGGATCGCGCGCGAGGAGATCTTCGGCCCGGTGCTGTCGGTGCTGACGTTCCGCACGCCCGACGAGGCCGTGGCGAAGGCGAACAACACGCCGTACGGGCTGTCCGCGGGCATCTGGACCGAGAAGGGCTCCCGCATCCTGTGGGCGGCGCAGAAGATGCGCGCCGGCGTGGTGTGGGCGAACACGTTCAACCGATTCGACCCGACCGCGCCGTTCGGCGGGTACCAGGAGTCGGGATTCGGCCGCGAGGGCGGTCGCACGGGGCTGGAGGCGTACCTCGATGTCTGA
- a CDS encoding DUF1707 SHOCT-like domain-containing protein, which produces MSDELVPDPSRMRASDADREKVARLLQQAHGEGRLDLHELDERLGAVYAAKTYGELAPLTADLGMPTATLPSPVAQHLPSNRIGGVAGPTTSIAFWSGVDRKGEWVVPATHSVVAIMGGVALDLSRARFVEAETTINVFALWGGVEIRVPEDVTVRVDGAGIMGAFEDNTHDTPTVPGGPVVRITGVALMAGVEVRRPKRKKLKGSKHGEIEG; this is translated from the coding sequence GTGAGTGACGAGTTGGTGCCGGACCCCAGTCGGATGCGCGCCTCGGACGCCGATCGCGAGAAGGTCGCGCGGCTGCTCCAGCAGGCGCACGGCGAAGGCCGACTGGACCTGCACGAACTGGACGAGCGGTTGGGCGCGGTGTACGCCGCGAAGACCTACGGCGAGTTGGCCCCGCTGACCGCCGACCTCGGGATGCCCACCGCCACGCTGCCGTCGCCCGTGGCGCAGCACCTGCCGAGCAACCGGATCGGCGGGGTCGCGGGCCCGACGACGTCCATCGCCTTCTGGTCGGGCGTCGACCGCAAGGGCGAGTGGGTGGTGCCCGCCACCCACTCCGTGGTCGCGATCATGGGCGGGGTGGCGCTCGACCTGTCCCGCGCGCGGTTCGTGGAGGCCGAGACGACGATCAACGTGTTCGCGCTCTGGGGCGGCGTGGAAATCCGCGTGCCCGAGGACGTGACGGTGCGGGTCGACGGCGCCGGGATCATGGGCGCGTTCGAGGACAACACGCACGACACGCCGACCGTGCCGGGCGGCCCGGTCGTGCGGATCACCGGCGTGGCCCTCATGGCGGGCGTCGAGGTGCGGCGGCCCAAGCGCAAGAAGCTCAAGGGCTCCAAGCACGGCGAAATCGAGGGCTGA
- a CDS encoding DUF397 domain-containing protein codes for MTWRKSTYSTSQANCVEIRHLNGTVAVRDSKNPDGPVLVFPTIDWRRVVR; via the coding sequence ATGACTTGGCGGAAGAGCACCTACAGCACGAGCCAGGCCAACTGCGTCGAGATCAGGCACCTCAACGGCACCGTCGCCGTCCGCGACTCCAAGAACCCCGACGGGCCGGTGCTCGTCTTCCCGACGATCGACTGGCGCAGGGTCGTCCGTTAG
- a CDS encoding aldehyde dehydrogenase family protein, whose product MSEQSEQSEQATTGRAGHRVAVAKTYKLYVGGAFPRSESGRSYPVTDARGAFLANAAQGSRKDARDAVAAARKAFAGWSGATAYNRGQVLYRVAEVLEGRRDQFTAEVGAAEGVAVDEARALVDAAIDRWVWYAGWTDKVATVLGASNPVAGPYFSFSVPEPTGVVAVLAPRESSLLGLVSALAPVIATGNTAVVVASQDRPLPAITLSEVLATSDVPGGVVNVLTGRTAEIAPWLATHADVNALDLTGAPESLRADLERSAAGTVKRVLRARPAEDFTREPDLARMRAFLESKTVWHPVGV is encoded by the coding sequence ATGTCTGAGCAGTCCGAGCAGTCCGAGCAGGCGACCACCGGCCGGGCCGGGCACCGGGTCGCGGTGGCGAAGACCTACAAGCTCTACGTCGGCGGCGCGTTCCCGCGCTCCGAGTCCGGGCGGTCGTACCCGGTGACGGACGCGCGGGGCGCGTTCCTCGCCAACGCCGCGCAGGGCTCGCGCAAGGACGCGCGGGACGCCGTCGCGGCGGCGCGGAAGGCGTTCGCCGGGTGGTCCGGTGCGACGGCGTACAACCGGGGGCAGGTGCTCTACCGGGTGGCCGAGGTGCTGGAGGGCAGGCGCGACCAGTTCACCGCCGAGGTCGGCGCGGCCGAGGGCGTCGCGGTGGACGAGGCGCGGGCGCTGGTGGACGCGGCGATCGACCGGTGGGTCTGGTACGCCGGGTGGACGGACAAGGTCGCCACCGTGCTGGGCGCGTCGAACCCGGTCGCGGGGCCGTACTTCTCGTTCTCGGTGCCGGAGCCGACCGGGGTGGTCGCGGTGCTCGCGCCGCGGGAGTCGTCGCTGCTCGGGCTGGTCAGCGCGCTCGCGCCGGTGATCGCGACCGGCAACACCGCCGTGGTGGTGGCGTCGCAGGACCGGCCGCTGCCCGCGATCACGCTGTCGGAGGTGTTGGCGACGTCCGACGTGCCGGGCGGGGTGGTCAACGTGCTCACCGGCCGGACGGCGGAGATCGCGCCCTGGCTGGCGACGCACGCGGACGTCAACGCGCTGGACCTGACCGGCGCGCCGGAGTCCCTGCGCGCGGACCTGGAGCGGTCGGCGGCGGGCACCGTGAAGCGGGTGCTGCGGGCGCGGCCGGCGGAGGACTTCACGCGCGAGCCGGACCTGGCGCGGATGCGGGCGTTCCTGGAGTCGAAGACGGTCTGGCACCCGGTCGGGGTGTAG
- a CDS encoding SMI1/KNR4 family protein — protein sequence MGVLRHWARIVAWLQDHAPSTGSAFVPSEDRAAVEALAHASGLEPPDDLRTWWAVCGGTADLAFAEVLPPFYTPLGPSNALRSWRLKERFWPADLDSEAGTPTSGFHPRWLPIAFDGCGDALAVDLRPGVLCGCVVEWDRERGEMLKPEWTSLDEMLDQVATVLEHRGRLGHCEPLVTTDGRLGWRTD from the coding sequence GTGGGTGTTCTGCGCCATTGGGCACGGATCGTGGCGTGGCTCCAGGACCACGCCCCCTCGACCGGCTCGGCCTTCGTACCCAGTGAGGACCGGGCGGCGGTCGAGGCGCTGGCGCACGCGAGCGGGCTGGAGCCGCCCGACGACCTCCGCACGTGGTGGGCCGTCTGCGGCGGCACCGCCGACTTGGCGTTCGCGGAGGTGCTGCCGCCGTTCTACACGCCGCTGGGCCCGTCGAACGCCCTGCGGTCGTGGCGGCTCAAGGAGCGGTTCTGGCCGGCGGACCTCGACTCCGAGGCGGGCACGCCCACGTCCGGGTTCCACCCGAGGTGGCTGCCGATCGCCTTCGACGGCTGCGGCGACGCGCTGGCCGTCGACCTGCGCCCCGGTGTGCTCTGCGGCTGCGTGGTCGAGTGGGACCGCGAGCGCGGCGAGATGCTCAAGCCCGAGTGGACCAGCCTGGACGAGATGCTCGACCAGGTCGCGACGGTGCTGGAGCACCGGGGCAGGCTCGGCCACTGCGAACCGCTCGTCACCACCGACGGCCGCCTGGGTTGGCGGACCGACTGA
- a CDS encoding Fic/DOC family protein, with protein sequence MTFEDPYADPVTGVLRNRFGLTDKSACDAAETRLSTLRVEQLAVQPLPGLYDLAHLQAFHRHIFGDFYEWAGDLRRVDIRRSAMFAAWRQIEPYGAWLFEELRKERFLRDVAREPFLDRFTHYFAEVNALHPFREGNGRTQRAFFRQLAREAGWRVAFHDLDPTAFNEACRVSMAASVDDLRALLAAVITPA encoded by the coding sequence GTGACCTTCGAGGACCCGTACGCGGACCCCGTCACCGGTGTGCTCCGCAACCGCTTCGGCCTGACCGACAAGTCCGCGTGCGACGCGGCCGAGACCCGGCTGAGCACCCTGCGCGTCGAGCAGCTCGCGGTGCAGCCCCTGCCCGGCCTGTACGACCTGGCGCACCTCCAGGCGTTCCACCGCCACATCTTCGGCGACTTCTACGAGTGGGCCGGCGACCTGCGGCGGGTCGACATCCGCCGGTCGGCGATGTTCGCCGCCTGGCGGCAGATCGAGCCCTACGGCGCGTGGCTGTTCGAGGAGCTGCGCAAGGAGCGGTTCCTCCGGGACGTGGCCCGCGAGCCGTTCCTGGACCGGTTCACCCACTACTTCGCCGAGGTCAACGCGCTGCACCCGTTCCGGGAGGGCAACGGGCGCACGCAGCGGGCCTTCTTCCGCCAGTTGGCGCGGGAAGCGGGGTGGCGGGTCGCCTTCCACGACCTCGACCCGACCGCGTTCAACGAGGCGTGCCGGGTGAGCATGGCCGCCTCCGTCGACGACCTGCGGGCGCTGCTGGCCGCCGTGATCACCCCGGCCTGA
- a CDS encoding type II toxin-antitoxin system antitoxin SocA domain-containing protein: MADVHDVAAAVLDATGPESPMKLQKLLYYAQAWHLARYDEPMFAARIEAWRRGPVVPEVYHRHRGRTEVCSWQEGDPRGLSERERSVVRDVVERYGKFSRHELSDMAHDEEPWRAARGGLAESEPSSAPLSNEVMARYFRRLTSDGDEAVAEAVGSARLEGRDVPDDLVATLRSVAAGELSMDEAIAREIEALRRS, from the coding sequence ATGGCGGACGTGCACGACGTGGCCGCGGCGGTGCTGGACGCGACCGGGCCGGAATCGCCGATGAAGTTGCAGAAGCTGCTGTACTACGCGCAGGCGTGGCACCTGGCCCGGTACGACGAGCCGATGTTCGCCGCCCGGATCGAGGCGTGGCGGCGGGGTCCGGTAGTGCCGGAGGTCTACCACCGCCACCGCGGCCGGACCGAGGTCTGTTCGTGGCAGGAGGGCGACCCGCGCGGGCTGTCGGAGCGGGAGCGCTCGGTCGTGCGGGACGTGGTCGAGCGGTACGGCAAGTTCAGCCGGCACGAGTTGAGCGACATGGCCCACGACGAGGAGCCGTGGCGGGCCGCGCGCGGCGGCCTGGCGGAGTCGGAGCCGAGCAGCGCCCCGCTGTCCAACGAGGTGATGGCCCGCTACTTCCGCCGGTTGACCAGCGACGGCGACGAGGCGGTCGCGGAGGCGGTCGGGAGCGCCCGCCTGGAGGGGCGCGACGTGCCGGACGACCTGGTGGCCACGCTGCGGTCGGTCGCGGCGGGCGAGCTGTCGATGGACGAGGCGATCGCCAGGGAGATCGAGGCCCTGCGGCGGTCGTGA
- a CDS encoding carbohydrate kinase family protein, which yields MPKVFVAGPASWNRLVYLDRLPEPTPRTVFARGHRTALGGTSAGKALNLAHLGADVTLRTVVGDDEAGRAITDALTAAGVDLVAEVVPGPSEQHLNLMAPDGGRVSIYLELPDLARPRHDDRALAALADADAAVVDLAEHARPLLAAARRAGVPVWCDVHDYDGVAEYHRDFVRAADHLFLNDDGMPEDDLRAFLAARVADGTRTAVATLGARGALAVVPGGSHHVPAAPVERVVDTNGAGDAFFAGFLVAHLAGADVPAALAAGAAQAAKCLGAPDLAPARERRSP from the coding sequence ATGCCGAAGGTGTTCGTCGCGGGGCCGGCGTCGTGGAACCGCCTGGTGTACCTGGACCGCCTGCCCGAGCCGACCCCGCGCACGGTGTTCGCGCGCGGGCACCGGACCGCGCTGGGCGGCACGTCGGCGGGCAAGGCGCTCAACCTCGCCCACCTCGGCGCGGACGTCACCCTGCGCACGGTCGTCGGCGACGACGAGGCGGGGCGCGCGATCACCGACGCCCTGACCGCCGCCGGGGTGGACCTGGTCGCCGAGGTCGTGCCGGGCCCGAGCGAGCAGCACCTCAACCTCATGGCGCCGGACGGCGGCCGGGTGTCGATCTACCTCGAACTGCCCGACCTGGCGCGACCGCGGCACGACGACCGGGCCCTCGCCGCGCTCGCCGACGCCGACGCCGCCGTGGTCGACCTGGCCGAGCACGCCCGGCCGCTGCTCGCCGCCGCCCGGCGGGCCGGCGTCCCGGTGTGGTGCGACGTGCACGACTACGACGGCGTGGCCGAGTACCACCGGGACTTCGTCCGGGCGGCCGACCACCTGTTCCTCAACGACGACGGGATGCCCGAGGACGACCTGCGCGCGTTCCTCGCCGCACGGGTCGCGGACGGCACGCGCACGGCCGTGGCGACCCTCGGCGCACGGGGCGCGCTGGCGGTGGTCCCCGGCGGGTCGCACCACGTCCCGGCCGCGCCGGTCGAGCGGGTCGTGGACACCAACGGGGCGGGCGACGCGTTCTTCGCCGGGTTCCTGGTGGCGCACCTCGCCGGCGCGGACGTGCCCGCCGCGCTGGCGGCCGGCGCGGCCCAGGCCGCGAAGTGCCTGGGCGCACCCGACCTCGCGCCCGCGCGGGAGCGCCGCAGCCCCTGA